Genomic window (Roseivirga sp. 4D4):
ACTTAAAGGTGACCAATAGTGAAAATGAAACTGTAGAGTATAACTACGTCAACACACCTACTGAGAACTATCAGTTAAATGGTTTGACACCAGGTGTTTATCGTTATACAGCCTCCACTAGTCTTGCAGGTAATCGGGAAGTGGCTAGCGGTAGTTTTGCTGTTCAGAAATTGGCTCTGGAAGACATTGACCTTACGGCCAACTTTCAACTGCTAAGGAATATCTCCAACAATTCGGAAGGCCAGTTCTTCCCTTTCAGTCAGGCCGATCAGGCAGTCGATGCCATAGAGGCGCTTAATCCAAAACCATTGGCTCGGTCCAATGAAAGACTGAATCCAATCATCCATAACCCCTGGATTCTGCTCCTATTATTGGTACTACTCTCTGTGGAATGGTTTACCCGTAAGTACCACGGAAGCTATTAAATGTTAAATCAACTTAATTTTTAGTCCCCATATTGCAACATTAAACTAATCATTTAGTTTATTTGTATATGCGCACATTACTCCTTAACACAATCGCACTTGCAGTTCTTCTTTGCTCCTGTGATATGACGGCCGTTCGTGAAGAAGCCGATGAGCATATGAAAGCAGGTGACTTCAAAGCCGCTGCCGCTGCCTACGATCGGGTCATCAAGTTAGAACCAGAAGATAAGTATGCGCTCTTCAATCGTGCATTAGCCAATGAAAAGCTGGAGGAGTTTGACAAGGCCTATGATGATTATAATACGCTTCTAAGACTTCGATTCAATTCCAGAAAAGCCACTTTAGGCAGAGCCCGTTGCTCCTTTGAACTTGAGAATTTTGATGGTGTGGTATTTGACACCAATACGATACTCAGTCTTGAACCTGATAACCTGGAAGCTCGTTCATTGCGTGGCAGAGCCTACGTCAAACTCGGGGAGTCTTATAATGGTATTGAAGACCTCGGTAAATACCTGAACGAACGACCAGATGATGTGCAGGCATTGATCAGTCGAGGTGCCGCTTGGGCTAGAGCCGGTAATGGTAGCTATGCCATTAAAGACTTTGATAAGGCACTAAAGATCGATCCTAATCTTCCAGTCGCCTATTTCAACAAAGCAGCTGTTTTTCTTCACTATGAAAATTACGATGAGGCGATAGATAACTACGATCTCGCTATAAAGAAAAACCCTGAATACACTGAGGCTTATGCGCGAAGGGGTATGGCTAAACTCGCCTCGTCCTGGCATGGTGTAAGCTCGGCCTGCGCTGACTTCAAGAAAGGAGATGCCATGGATGACGAGCTGGCTACCGCCTATATGGACGAGTATTGCAAATAATCTGATTCTCTCTTTTATTGTAGGAAATTCATCTGATATGAAGAGACTACTGAAAACAGGCAAGAATTCTTCTGCCGTCAACTTTGGACTGCTCATCTTTAGAGTCGCCACAAGTTTGATGATGTTCACCCACGGGTATCCTAAATTTCAAAAGGTGCTCAATGGTAATTTTCAATTTGGCGATCCACTGGGCATTGGGCCAGAAGCTTCCTTGATATTAGCTGCCTTTGGTGAGTTCATTTGTTCCATACTCTTGATTTTAGGACTGACCACGCGTTATGCCCTTGTTCCGCTGATGATTACCATGATTGTTGCACTGGCTACGGTACATCTTGATGATCCCTTCAGAGGGCAGGAAAAGGCATTCTTGTATCTATTGGCTTACCTGTTCTTGTTTATCACAGGCCCAGGGAAGTATTCTATGGATCAGAAACTCTTTAATTAGGGGCTATTTCGGCATCGATTTTCTTAATAATAGATTCTATACTCGCAATGCCAGCATCAAACTGAGCCTTGGTACTTGCTTTGTACAGCATTCCCCATTGGACCAAATGCCTGAATTCATCCGTCCTGATCAGTGACATCAATTCTCTTTGCTTGGCTGGTCTTAATACGGCAAAGTTGAGGTTGGGAGCAAATGGAAAACGATCGATTGTAAATTTGATCAGCTTGTTTTTGACATGGTCAGAATCAATGCTCGTCCATTCATGAATGTTTTCATAAGAACGCTCATACAAGCCAATGATCTCTTTTGAAAGGCCATCATTTTGAATGATATAAGTTGTTCCCAAGCTTTTCATTTCCTGATAAGTGATATCCTCAGGATTGAAGGGTAAGTAACTCAAAAGGGTCACGACATCCAGTGCGGTACTATCCTTGAATGGTGCATCGTTGGGCAGGAGAATCAGTCTTCTGGCAGATTCAATCTGCTTTGACATAAGTTCTGACCCAGCAGATAGAATAGTGCTGTCATTAATGAGGTTGGCCTTAAAACTCTTTAACAATTGCACTTCTTGTCTCTCCTCCTTTTTCTGCTGCCTGTACTCATTCAGTACAAAGGATACGGAAATACCGATGATCAGAATCATCAGCTCTGCCAGGAAGTATTTGATGTTTCGGGAAGATCCATTCTTCTTCATAATGAGAAAGCTAAAAAACAATTTTCACACTCCATAATGGTGAGCGGTATTAAAAACTCAGGCTAAATCCTTTAATTTCAAACCAAATACTTTTTCAATGGAAACTACCCTGGCTGCACATGAGGAATGGAGCCCTCTTAGGAAAATCGGCTTCAGATTTATTTTTATACTCTTCCTCCTATTCATTCTTCCCTTCCCATTCACTATCCCTTTGAATGTCTTCAATGAGTCTTGGCTCGACACTCAATTCAGTGACTTCTGGACTTGGGTCACCAATCTGGTTGGGACAAAACTACTGGGCTTAAAGGAGCTTTCCAGTACTCCCACAGGTAGTGGAGACATGTCCTTTAATTGGGTGCAGTATGGTCTTTTTACCACGCTAGCATTAATTGGGACCATCATCTGGTCATTGATCGACAAAGGCCGAAAGAACTATTATCGCCCTTGGCGCTGGTTTGTACTCATCACCGTCTATTACCTGGTTTTCTATATGCTGCTCTATGGCTTTATCAAAGTCTTTTGGCTTCAAATGCCACAGCTAAGGATAGACCGATTACTCAGAACATATGGCCAATCAAGTCCGATGGGACTACTCTGGACATTTATGGGTGCGTCCAAGACCTATTCCGTTTATGCCGGAATGAGCGAAGTGATCGCTGGTACATTGCTCATTTTCAGGAGGACCAGAACCCTCGGAGGACTCGTCACCTTCGGGGTAATGTTCAATGTCTTTATGCTCAATATGGCCTATGATGTGCCAGTAAAGCTTTTTTCAGCACAACTGATGTTCATGGGGCTTTATATCGCTATGATCGACCGAAAGGCCATTTTCGGTTTGTTACTCTTCCAAAAACCGGAGAAGATCACCCCATGGCCACCCATGTTTAAGACTCAATGGAAAAAGAACGTATTGCTACTAATTCAGGTACTACTCGTCTTCTATTTCTTCCAGTCACAAATCAGTCGGGACTTGAGGAGCAGGAAACAATATGGAGAGCTAAGACCCAAATCAGCGCTATTGGGTCTTTATGATGTAGAGCATTATATAAAAAATGGAGACACTTTACCTCCACTATTGACGGACAAGGAAAGGTGGCAACG
Coding sequences:
- a CDS encoding DoxX family protein, with the translated sequence MKRLLKTGKNSSAVNFGLLIFRVATSLMMFTHGYPKFQKVLNGNFQFGDPLGIGPEASLILAAFGEFICSILLILGLTTRYALVPLMITMIVALATVHLDDPFRGQEKAFLYLLAYLFLFITGPGKYSMDQKLFN
- a CDS encoding tetratricopeptide repeat protein; this translates as MRTLLLNTIALAVLLCSCDMTAVREEADEHMKAGDFKAAAAAYDRVIKLEPEDKYALFNRALANEKLEEFDKAYDDYNTLLRLRFNSRKATLGRARCSFELENFDGVVFDTNTILSLEPDNLEARSLRGRAYVKLGESYNGIEDLGKYLNERPDDVQALISRGAAWARAGNGSYAIKDFDKALKIDPNLPVAYFNKAAVFLHYENYDEAIDNYDLAIKKNPEYTEAYARRGMAKLASSWHGVSSACADFKKGDAMDDELATAYMDEYCK